A region of Vespula vulgaris chromosome 1, iyVesVulg1.1, whole genome shotgun sequence DNA encodes the following proteins:
- the LOC127062956 gene encoding serine-rich adhesin for platelets-like isoform X28: protein MWRIICLITTFLTFGYGFSDPSDNTSEAFPLEYELEIQDSYTFHLFKCEEVGNFPHPLNCKLFYECSLYKHGRYRRFLRKCKIGFVFSTNLGKCTYPQESGRPECSGKGILTTPSRPTKHPSSKITKVPTHRTTTRKNKTHLKTTILPTLPPKIECLAEGFMAHPTDCAKYYVCISRINNTFQVFEMKCKLGTIWDREKEICSHRWKVRNPRCGPYITDEPTTRSTEDVTKATQHSTHKLITEILTSTSIQQTTGLTTGTVTQTSAHSVSTEATVTIPPSSTDARTDKSTEPVTQTTELTPKSMTETITHSSVKPSTILPTSPSTKVITETRSPSSAESSTDLLVGTSTESLTETADVSTSTPVTQKGSSSSEKSSTDRASSTKIDPSSVEPSTKSLTSTSTPVGTLTAKSSTLTTVTEAVTSSSIKPATDLLVGTSTESVTGTSGLSTSTQENETVRPSSVEPSTDLLTSTSTPAGTVTVEHSTLPPVTQTVTSSSDKSSTDLLVGTTTESVSKTSGLSTSTSENETVRPSSIEPSTDLLTSTNVPPSTVTAEHTTRTSEKETTEHTTVDPSTKIIVVTSTIIVTENPQHPTNTTENETVSPSSVEPSTDLLTSTSTPRGSVTVEHSTLPPVTQTVTSSSVKSSTDLLVGTTTESVTGTTGLSSSTSEKETVRPSSVEPSTDLLTSTSTPRGTVTVEHSTLPPVTQTVTSSSVKSSTDLPVGPTTETITETTGLSSSTPESETVRPSSREPSTELSTSTNTPRGTVTVEHSTLPPVTQTVTSSSVKSSTDLLVGTTTESVTGTTGLSSSTSEKETVRPSSVEPSTDLLTSTSTPRGTVTVEHSTLPQVTQTVTSSSAATSTDLTVGPTTETITETTGLSSSTPESETVRPSSREPSTELSTSTNTPRGTVTVEHSTLPQVTQTATSSSVKSSTDLLVGTTTESVTGTTGLSSSTSEKETVRPSSVEPSTNLLTSTSTPRGPVTVEHSTLPPVTQTATSSSVKSSTDLLVGTTTESDTGTSVLPTSTTENETVRSSSIEPSTDLLTSTNVPPSTVTAEHTTRTSERETTEHSTVDPSTEIIVVTSTIIVTENPQRPTNTARNETVSPSSVEPSTDLLTSTNTPTGTVTVEHSTLPPVTETATSSSFKSSTDLTVGPTTESVTGTTGLSSSTSEKETVRPSSVEPSTNLLTSTSTSAGTVTVEHSTLPPVTQTATSSSLKPATDLLVGTTTESVTETSGLSRSTPENETVRPSSLEPSTELLTSTSTPRDTVTVEHSTLPPVTQTVTSSSAATSTDLTVGPTTESVTGTTGLSSSTSEKETVRPSSVEPSTNLLTSTSTSAGTVTVEHSTLPPVTQTATSSSLKPATDLLVGTTTESVTETSGLSRSTPENETVRPSSLEPSTELLTSTSTPRDTVTVEHSTLPPVTQTVTSSSAATSTDLTVGPTTESVTGTTGLSSSTSEKETVRPSSVEPSTNLLTSTSTSAGTVTVEHSTLPSVTQTATSSSLKPATDLLVGTTTESVTETSGLSRSTPENETVRPSSLEPSTELLTSTSTPRDTVTVEHSTLPPVTQTVTSLSAATSTDLTVGPTTESVTGTTGLSSSTSEKETVRPSSVEPSTDLLTSTSTSTSTVTFEHSTFTPVTQTVTSSLETSTYLSTASNTNPLTETAEPSTHSPVTDTRSSSSINSSTAPSRSTTSESVPETTDLSTHISLTESVFTTSPESSTNLISVSTAGTISSTIESSTNVNSVKLSSTSESPMDKTVCTTLGFFPNPNDCSKFFRCVQVDDVFTRIDFVCPDETVWDQELLRCNSVSVSHSNCKNSPPDIDDEPDMSGDDNMCPIGKLSGDQIALVCPTGFRKHPKYCNIFYQCTSESNLDINIALFACPEGTIYNHNEMQCVFASTANYRMFGCKNVLLNPMANSVPILTVPSTQLCPSEGSFSYHPGCSNAYFKCKRNRKGLLQGYLYKCPVDYVFSPFSRNCEPAKYFPLCLNPTQNFQTNSYSSGLYLTHHNIFYIGKQLS from the exons atgtGGAGGATCATCTGCCTTATAACTACTTTTTTAACGTTCGGATACGGTTTTTCTGATCCATCTGACAATACGTCTGAAGCTTTTCCACTGGAATACG AACTTGAAATACAAGATAGTTACACCTTCCATTTGTTCAAATGCGAGGAAGTGGGTAACTTTCCTCATCCTCTCAATTGCAAATTGTTTTATGAGTGTAGTTTATACAAGCATGGACGTTACCGTCGTTTCCTTCGTAAATGCAAGATAGGATTTGTCTTTTCGACAAATTTAGGCAAATGTACTTATCCTCAAGAAAGTGGGAGACCAGAATGCAGTGGTAAAGGAATCTTAACGACACCATCACGGCCTACAA AACATCCTTCATCTAAAATAACTAAAGTGCCCACGCATCGAACTACTACACGCAAAAATAAAACGCATTTAAAAACTACTATCTTACCGACTTTGCCACCGAAAATAGAGTGCCTTGCGGAAGGTTTCATGGCACATCCTACGGATTGTGCGAAatattacgtatgtatttcgCGAATCAATAATACATTTCAAGTCTTTGAAATGAAATGTAAACTTGGGACAATATGGgatcgagaaaaggaaatttgCAGCCATCGTTGGAAAGTACGAAACCCTCGTTGTGGCCCATATATTACAG ATGAACCAACTACTAGAAGTACTGAGGATGTTACCAAGGCTACACAGCATTCTACACATAAGCTAATAACTGAAATTCTTACGTCTACATCGATTCAACAAACAACAG GTTTAACTACTGGAACTGTTACTCAAACATCAGCGCATTCTGTAAGTACAGAAGCTACTGTAACAATTCCACCTTCATCGACTGATGCAAGAACTGATAAAAGTACTGAACCTGTTACTCAGACCACAGAATTAACACCTAAATCAATGACTGAGACAATTACACATTCATCAGTTAAACCATCGACAATCCTACCAACCAGTCCGAGTACTAAAGTCATTACAGAAACTAGATCGCCTTCATCGGCTGAATCCTCCACAGACCTATTAGTTGGGACAAGTACTGAATCTCTAACAGAGACTGCAGATGTGTCAACAAGTACACCAGTAACTCAAAAAGGTTCTTCATCGTCAGAGAAATCATCGACAGATCGAGCGTCTAGCACAAAAATTGATCCTTCATCGGTAGAACCATCGACAAAATCATTGACAAGTACAAGTACTCCAGTTGGCACGCTAACGGCAAAGTCTTCTACACTTACAACAGTAACAGAAGCTGTAACGTCTTCATCCATTAAGCCAGCAACAGATCTACTAGTTGGAACAAGTACTGAAAGTGTTACCGGAACTTCTGGGCTTTCAACGAGTACACAAGAAAATGAGACAGTTCGTCCATCTTCGGTTGAGCCATCCACAGATCTTTTGACGAGTACAAGTACTCCAGCAGGCACTGTAACAGTTGAGCATTCTACACTTCCACCAGTAACACAAACAGTAACGTCTTCATCCGATAAATCGTCTACAGATCTACTAGTTGGAACAACTACTGAAAGTGTTAGCAAAACTTCCGGACTTTCGACGAGTACATCAGAAAATGAGACAGTTCGACCTTCTTCAATTGAGCCATCTACAGACCTATTGACAAGTACAAATGTACCACCTAGTACCGTTACGGCAGAGCATACTACAAGGACatcggaaaaagaaacaacagaaCATACAACTGTTGACCCATCCACTAAAATAATAGTTGTTACAAGTACCATTATTGTCACTGAAAATCCACAGCATCCGACGAATACAACAGAGAATGAGACAGTTTCTCCTTCGTCGGTTGAGCCATCCACTGATCTTTTGACGAGTACCAGTACTCCAAGAGGCTCTGTAACAGTTGAACATTCTACACTTCCACCAGTAACACAAACAGTAACGTCCTCATCCGTTAAATCGTCTACAGAC TTACTAGTTGGAACAACTACTGAAAGTGTTACCGGAACTACTGGGCTTTCATCAAGTacatcagaaaaagaaactgttCGTCCTTCTTCGGTTGAGCCATCCACTGATCTTTTGACGAGTACAAGTACTCCAAGAGGCACTGTAACAGTTGAACATTCTACACTTCCACCAGTAACACAAACAGTAACGTCCTCATCCGTTAAATCGTCTACAGACCTACCAGTTGGACCAACTACTGAAACCATTACTGAAACTACTGGACTTTCGTCGAGTACTCCAGAAAGTGAGACCGTTCGACCTTCTTCACGTGAGCCATCCACCGAACTCTCGACGAGTACCAATACTCCAAGAGGCACTGTAACAGTTGAGCATTCTACACTTCCACCAGTAACACAAACAGTAACATCTTCATCCGTTAAATCGTCTACAGACTTACTAGTTGGAACAACTACTGAAAGTGTTACCGGAACTACTGGGCTTTCATCAAGTacatcagaaaaagaaactgttCGTCCTTCTTCGGTTGAGCCATCCACTGATCTTTTGACGAGTACAAGTACTCCAAGAGGCACTGTAACAGTTGAACATTCTACACTTCCACAAGTAACACAAACAGTAACATCTTCATCGGCTGCAACAAGTACAGACCTAACAGTTGGACCAACTACTGAAACCATTACTGAAACTACTGGACTTTCGTCGAGTACACCAGAAAGTGAGACCGTTCGACCTTCTTCACGTGAGCCATCCACCGAACTCTCGACGAGTACCAATACTCCAAGAG GCACTGTAACAGTTGAACATTCTACACTTCCACAAGTAACACAAACAGCAACGTCTTCATCCGTTAAATCGTCTACAGACTTACTAGTTGGAACAACTACTGAAAGTGTTACCGGAACTACTGGGCTTTCATCAAGTacatcagaaaaagaaactgttCGTCCTTCTTCGGTTGAGCCATCCACCAATCTATTGACTAGTACAAGTACTCCAAGAGGCCCTGTAACAGTTGAGCATTCTACACTTCCACCAGTAACACAAACAGCAACGTCTTCATCCGTTAAATCGTCTACAGACCTACTAGTTGGAACAACTACTGAAAGTGATACCGGCACTTCAGTGCTTCCGACGAGTACAACAGAAAATGAGACAGTTCGTTCTTCTTCAATTGAGCCATCTACAGACCTGTTGACAAGTACAAATGTACCACCTAGTACGGTTACGGCAGAGCATACCACAAGGACATCGGAAAGAGAAACAACAGAACATTCAACTGTTGATCCATCCACTGAAATAATAGTTGTTACAAGTACCATAATTGTCACTGAAAATCCACAGCGTCCGACGAATACAGCACGGAATGAGACAGTTTCTCCTTCGTCGGTTGAGCCATCCACCGATCTATTGACGAGTACGAATACTCCAACAGGCACTGTAACAGTTGAGCATTCTACGCTTCCACCAGTAACAGAAACAGCAACGTCTTCTTCCTTTAAATCGTCTACAGAC CTAACAGTTGGACCAACTACTGAAAGTGTTACCGGAACTACTGGGCTTTCGTCAAGTacatcagaaaaagaaactgttCGTCCTTCTTCGGTTGAGCCATCCACCAATCTATTGACTAGTACAAGTACTTCTGCAGGCACTGTAACAGTTGAACATTCTACACTTCCCCCAGTAACACAAACAGCAACGTCTTCATCCTTGAAACCGGCTACAGATCTACTAGTTGGAACAACTACTGAAAGTGTTACTGAGACTTCTGGTCTTTCAAGGAGTACACCAGAAAATGAGACCGTTCGACCTTCTTCTCTTGAGCCATCCACCGAACTCTTGACGAGTACCAGTACTCCAAGAGACACTGTAACAGTTGAGCATTCTACACTTCCACCAGTAACACAAACAGTAACGTCTTCATCGGCTGCAACAAGTACAGACCTAACAGTTGGACCAACTACTGAAAGTGTTACCGGAACTACTGGGCTTTCGTCAAGTacatcagaaaaagaaactgttCGTCCTTCTTCGGTTGAGCCATCCACCAATCTATTGACTAGTACAAGTACTTCTGCAGGCACTGTAACAGTTGAACATTCTACACTTCCCCCAGTAACACAAACAGCAACGTCTTCATCCTTGAAACCGGCTACAGATCTACTAGTTGGAACAACTACTGAAAGTGTTACTGAGACTTCTGGTCTTTCAAGGAGTACACCAGAAAATGAGACCGTTCGACCTTCTTCTCTTGAGCCATCCACCGAACTCTTGACGAGTACCAGTACTCCAAGAGACACTGTAACAGTTGAGCATTCTACACTTCCACCAGTAACACAAACAGTAACGTCTTCATCGGCTGCAACAAGTACAGACCTAACAGTTGGACCAACTACTGAAAGTGTTACCGGAACTACTGGGCTTTCGTCAAGTacatcagaaaaagaaactgttCGTCCTTCTTCGGTTGAGCCATCCACCAATCTATTGACTAGTACAAGTACTTCTGCAGGCACTGTAACAGTTGAACATTCTACACTTCCCTCAGTAACACAAACAGCAACGTCTTCATCCTTGAAACCGGCTACAGATCTACTAGTTGGAACAACTACTGAAAGTGTTACTGAGACTTCTGGTCTTTCAAGGAGTACACCAGAAAATGAGACCGTTCGACCTTCTTCTCTTGAGCCATCCACCGAACTCTTGACGAGTACCAGTACTCCAAGAGACACTGTAACAGTTGAGCATTCTACACTTCCACCAGTAACACAAACAGTAACGTCTTTATCGGCTGCAACAAGTACAGAC CTAACAGTTGGACCAACTACTGAAAGTGTTACCGGAACTACTGGGCTTTCGTCAAGTacatcagaaaaagaaactgttCGTCCTTCTTCGGTTGAGCCATCCACCGATCTATTGACTAGTACAAGTACTTCTACAAGCACTGTAACATTTGAACATTCTACATTTACACCAGTAACACAAACTGTAACGTCTTCGTTAGAAACATCGACATATCTATCAACAGCTTCTAATACAAACCCTCTTACTGAAACTGCTGAGCCGTCAACACATTCACCAGTAACTGATACTCGTTCGTCTTCCTCCATTAATTCATCTACGGCTCCTTCTAGAAGTACTACTTCTGAGAGTGTTCCCGAAACGACAGATCTTTCTACACATATATCTTTAACCGAATCTGTCTTTACTACATCTCCTGAATCTTCAACAAACTTAATATCTGTTTCAACTGCTGGAACCATATCTTCTACTATAGAATCTTCAACTAATGTTAACTCCGTGAAACTGTCGTCTACTTCAGAATCTCCTATGGATAAAACAGTATGCACAACCCTTGGTTTCTTCCCGAATCCCAATGATTGCTCTAAGTTCTTCAGATGTGTCCAAGTTGACGATGTATTTACTAGAATCGATTTCGTTTGTCCCGATGAAACTGTTTGGGATCAAGAATTGTTACGTTGCAATTCTGTGTCTGTATCACATTCTAATTGTAAGAATAGTCCACCAGATATAGATGATGAACCTGATATGTCAGGGGACGATAACATGTGTCCTATTGGAAAATTATCTGGTGATCAAATAGCACTTGTTTGTCCTACAGGATTTCGAAAACATcctaaatattgtaatattttctacCAGTGCACATCTGAGAGTAATTTGGATATTAATATTGCCTTGTTTGCATGTCCCGAAGGTACGATTTACAATCATAATGAAATGCAATGTGTTTTCGCAAGTACGGCTAATTACCGTATGTTTGGCTGTAAGAATGTTCTTTTGAATCCAATGGCTAACTCAGTTCCTATC ttgACCGTTCCATCTACACAGCTTTGTCCATCCGAAGGCTCGTTCTCATATCATCCAGGTTGTTCAAATGCATACTTCAAATGCAAACGCAATCGAAAAGGCTTACTACAAGGCTATCTCTATAAATGTCCTGTTGATTACGTGTTCTCTCCGTTTTCAAGAAATTGCGAACCAGCAAAATATTTTCCACTTTGTTTAAATCCTACTCagaattttcaaacgaattcaTACTCTAGTGGTTTATATTTGACCCATCATAACATCTTTTATATTGGAAAACAATTatcttag